Proteins encoded by one window of Candidatus Zymogenus saltonus:
- a CDS encoding inverse autotransporter beta domain-containing protein, with the protein FRPGVRFGTESRVLYIMDFLIPLYQDEKNIVFSNIKYTPNDHEGWEVNLGAGYRRLLWDEKLILGLNAYYDQRRTDWGTNHEQWGLGLEAMADIPLESFNLGLTGRFNYYYPLSHTKIDGLGTPYAKYALSDSGIVLTGGRVEEPIRGFDYEAGVRIPYISKYVETWAYVGGYNYQGRRVRDINGFMTRLEIIPTDFMRLNYEFHHDNYSKAEHYGEVTFEVPFSMGNLVTGKNPFEGIGDVFTGSRELKARMVEPVRRDVDVKVIVDDDNDNIPGGGGEIEDIVFVSETGSDVTGDGTMENPYATLSFALASDPRIIAGTCRTIHVMNSSTIATVDESVAGVLSLDIADFLLWGSGVNHPKYPVSNMPYSGHPTVFGDTLHLNAANPTVTGLGFDANGINYCIEIINGSGGTGIKITNNTFTLTNALSAYGIRADIGADIGSEGNPIIIANNTFDIESTGENAYGIGLATPGNIFAKITKNDMSNTIEGDSNGAGIYLDASGAIGSATTPLIVSGNPINVRGNTGDAWGIRINAGSDIFAYVTGNDMSNSIWADTEAYGIYIYSSSGGLGSEARPIIVAGNPMKVYSDIFGACGAYLFANSDIFADVVENDMSNTIEASEWAYGVLIRSINGNIGSETKPVVVSKNPMTVTSNITDAYGISIEASAVAPNGDIFAVVTENDMTGMVRGNDNAYGINFLSPNGNVGSETSPVIVSGNPMFVTGYNSNGYGINIWAGNNLFAAITGNYMGETASGGSSIHGELEAYGIRLRAVNGSMGSAACPVIVSGNPVSVNATGSGLPNVSAYGIRLEEAAGTGIFAAVIGNDLSHNISAEDYAYGISIYNLTSGMGSEACPVIISGNPITATSDPGEAYGIHLHSTTGSFAAITGNDLSNTITGGSNATGIYLLSTAGSLGSETRPVIIAGNPMTVNCPYAGSISYGMYLNANGAGSNIFANVVGNDMSGGVSGVNSAYGIYMSADGIGSESNPVIVSENPMTVTAALTAVGSIAHGIYFSSVNNIFSSIIGNDMSNTITANAEAYGIRLNSAAGNIGTDLRPVIISGNSITATVDTGVLTSDAYGIWLQAPAAAAGNIFASITGNDMSNTITGADHIYGMYILGNSIGSATSPLFISENLIAATSTGNDAYGIYIQSINDVFGSITGNNMLNNIRGSGGTYGIQLFSTSGSLGSAASPLLISGNAMSVTSSANLAYGTYLYGALDVFANIKHNYMDIVSTTSAAFGGYIIGFNLIGNVASTPTIFYDNSGIVNGAVDRYMLYLDTGTVGGGNYVLWGENGFRPAGGDGTWSGNYDVGETLPQPLVDQDQPVRTDFGAGDVITP; encoded by the coding sequence TTCAGGCCGGGGGTCCGCTTCGGGACGGAGTCGAGGGTCCTATACATCATGGACTTTTTGATTCCCCTCTACCAGGACGAGAAGAACATCGTCTTTAGTAACATCAAGTACACCCCCAACGACCACGAAGGCTGGGAGGTGAACCTCGGGGCGGGGTACAGGCGCCTCCTCTGGGATGAAAAATTGATCCTGGGGCTGAACGCATACTACGACCAGAGAAGGACAGACTGGGGAACCAACCACGAGCAGTGGGGCTTGGGGCTGGAGGCTATGGCCGATATCCCGCTTGAGTCTTTTAACCTGGGACTGACCGGACGCTTCAACTACTACTATCCCCTCTCCCACACGAAGATCGACGGCCTGGGGACTCCCTACGCCAAGTACGCCCTGTCGGACAGCGGGATCGTCCTTACCGGCGGTCGTGTGGAGGAGCCGATACGCGGCTTCGACTACGAGGCGGGCGTGAGGATACCCTATATCTCCAAATATGTGGAGACGTGGGCCTACGTCGGGGGGTACAACTATCAGGGCCGTCGCGTCAGGGACATCAACGGTTTTATGACGAGGCTGGAGATTATCCCCACCGACTTCATGAGGCTCAACTACGAGTTTCACCACGACAACTACAGCAAGGCCGAGCACTACGGCGAGGTCACGTTCGAGGTCCCCTTCTCCATGGGAAATCTGGTCACGGGCAAGAACCCATTTGAGGGTATCGGGGACGTGTTTACCGGTAGCCGGGAGCTGAAGGCCAGGATGGTCGAGCCTGTGAGGAGGGACGTTGACGTAAAGGTTATTGTCGATGATGACAACGACAACATCCCCGGGGGCGGGGGGGAGATCGAGGACATCGTCTTTGTGAGCGAGACTGGAAGCGACGTCACGGGGGACGGGACGATGGAAAATCCCTACGCCACGCTCTCTTTCGCCCTTGCCAGCGACCCGAGGATTATTGCCGGGACGTGCAGGACGATCCACGTTATGAACAGCTCGACGATCGCGACGGTGGACGAGTCGGTCGCCGGAGTTCTCTCTCTTGACATCGCCGATTTCCTCCTCTGGGGATCGGGGGTAAACCACCCGAAATACCCGGTATCGAACATGCCCTATTCCGGCCACCCGACCGTATTCGGCGACACACTTCATCTCAACGCGGCCAACCCCACCGTAACCGGCCTCGGCTTTGACGCCAACGGCATCAATTACTGCATTGAAATCATAAACGGCTCGGGGGGCACGGGGATAAAGATAACGAACAACACGTTTACACTGACCAACGCCTTAAGCGCCTACGGGATCCGTGCCGATATCGGAGCGGACATCGGCAGTGAGGGGAATCCGATCATCATCGCCAACAACACCTTCGACATCGAGTCGACTGGAGAAAACGCATACGGAATAGGCCTTGCTACGCCGGGCAATATCTTCGCGAAGATTACCAAAAACGACATGTCGAACACGATCGAGGGAGACAGCAATGGCGCCGGCATATATCTTGACGCGTCCGGAGCCATAGGCTCTGCGACAACCCCCCTGATTGTATCGGGAAACCCTATAAATGTCAGGGGTAACACCGGAGATGCGTGGGGTATCCGCATCAATGCCGGAAGCGACATCTTCGCTTATGTTACCGGGAACGACATGTCCAATAGCATCTGGGCGGATACCGAGGCCTACGGGATTTACATTTATTCGAGCTCAGGGGGCCTGGGGTCCGAGGCAAGGCCGATAATAGTAGCCGGAAACCCAATGAAAGTCTATTCCGACATCTTTGGAGCGTGCGGGGCTTACCTATTTGCTAATAGTGATATCTTTGCCGATGTGGTAGAAAATGACATGTCGAACACTATTGAGGCAAGCGAATGGGCTTACGGGGTTTTAATTCGTTCCATCAACGGAAACATAGGATCGGAGACGAAGCCAGTTGTTGTCTCCAAAAATCCGATGACCGTAACGTCCAATATTACAGACGCGTACGGGATTTCCATCGAAGCCAGCGCTGTAGCCCCGAACGGCGACATCTTCGCGGTCGTCACCGAAAATGACATGACGGGTATGGTCAGGGGGAATGATAATGCCTACGGCATTAACTTTCTATCGCCCAACGGAAACGTAGGCTCTGAGACGAGCCCGGTGATAGTCTCCGGGAACCCGATGTTCGTAACGGGCTACAATTCGAACGGGTACGGCATTAACATATGGGCGGGTAACAACCTCTTTGCAGCCATCACCGGAAACTATATGGGAGAGACAGCATCTGGTGGGAGCTCAATCCACGGTGAATTGGAGGCCTACGGCATTCGCCTGCGCGCGGTCAACGGAAGCATGGGATCTGCGGCATGTCCGGTAATCGTCTCGGGGAATCCGGTTTCCGTAAACGCCACAGGCAGCGGCCTGCCCAATGTGAGCGCCTACGGGATCAGGTTAGAGGAAGCGGCGGGAACAGGCATCTTCGCCGCAGTTATAGGAAACGACCTGTCGCACAATATCAGCGCAGAAGACTATGCCTACGGCATCTCCATTTATAACCTCACAAGCGGCATGGGATCTGAGGCATGTCCGGTAATCATCTCCGGGAACCCGATAACCGCAACGTCCGACCCCGGTGAAGCATACGGGATACATCTCCATTCAACTACAGGCAGCTTTGCCGCCATCACCGGAAACGATCTCTCGAACACGATCACGGGGGGCAGCAATGCAACGGGCATTTACCTCCTTTCAACCGCGGGGAGCTTAGGCTCGGAGACGAGACCCGTAATCATCGCGGGTAATCCGATGACCGTGAACTGCCCCTATGCCGGCAGTATCTCGTACGGGATGTATCTTAATGCAAACGGCGCCGGTTCGAACATCTTTGCCAATGTTGTCGGAAACGATATGTCGGGCGGGGTATCCGGAGTTAATAGTGCCTACGGCATTTACATGAGTGCCGATGGCATAGGCTCCGAGTCAAACCCCGTTATCGTCTCGGAGAACCCGATGACCGTAACGGCCGCCCTCACCGCCGTCGGAAGCATTGCACACGGGATTTATTTTAGTTCCGTAAATAACATCTTTTCATCAATAATCGGAAACGACATGTCGAATACGATCACCGCAAATGCTGAGGCCTATGGCATCAGACTTAATTCAGCAGCCGGGAACATAGGGACCGATTTAAGACCGGTGATCATCTCGGGGAACTCGATTACAGCAACGGTCGACACCGGAGTACTCACATCCGATGCCTACGGGATTTGGCTCCAGGCCCCGGCGGCCGCCGCAGGAAACATCTTCGCCAGTATCACAGGAAACGACATGTCCAATACCATCACGGGTGCGGACCACATTTACGGCATGTATATTCTCGGAAACAGCATAGGATCGGCAACAAGTCCCCTCTTTATCTCCGAAAATTTGATTGCCGCAACGTCTACCGGCAACGATGCGTACGGAATCTATATCCAATCGATTAACGACGTCTTCGGCTCAATCACCGGGAACAACATGTTAAATAACATCCGTGGAAGTGGCGGCACATACGGCATTCAATTGTTTTCGACCAGCGGAAGCTTAGGCTCGGCTGCAAGCCCATTATTGATCTCCGGGAATGCGATGTCTGTTACGTCCAGCGCCAATTTGGCTTATGGAACGTATCTCTACGGGGCTCTCGACGTCTTCGCCAACATCAAGCATAACTACATGGATATTGTCTCAACAACCTCTGCAGCATTTGGAGGATACATAATAGGATTCAATTTGATAGGAAACGTCGCGTCCACCCCCACGATATTCTACGACAATTCCGGGATAGTAAACGGAGCCGTCGATCGCTACATGCTGTATCTCGATACGGGCACGGTAGGCGGAGGCAACTACGTGTTATGGGGCGAAAACGGATTTAGGCCTGCCGGCGGCGACGGCACGTGGAGCGGAAACTACGATGTCGGCGAGACCTTGCCCCAACCTCTGGTGGATCAGGACCAGCCGGTTCGTACAGACTTCGGCGCGGGCGATGTTATAACGCCGTAA
- a CDS encoding DUF1648 domain-containing protein, with the protein MYLKVFKYHLPALIILGIVALIGYYAYPHLPDLIPTHFDIAGNPDHYSEKGTFGPLFFVILFAFFLFILAFDLFYFSRMVEGKIMAATNWGMQGIMAVIYLSTIAYPLGIIDNFLAGMAAGLFAMGVVFTSLYLGAKRRLDDEAIRLESSPYFERVKPSLLMRLIFFVRPYLPNYIIQTKEGLRILGTLYDLRLKWDEIEDIRPASPVRGSFSFVKLSTKFTGVVEIVLRNRRSSVIITPEDREAFVKCAKGFLSNG; encoded by the coding sequence ATGTATCTAAAGGTGTTTAAATACCATCTGCCGGCGCTGATTATCCTCGGGATTGTCGCCCTGATCGGCTATTATGCCTATCCCCACCTCCCCGACCTGATCCCGACCCACTTCGACATAGCCGGAAACCCGGACCACTACAGCGAAAAGGGGACGTTCGGCCCCCTCTTCTTCGTGATCCTCTTCGCCTTCTTCCTCTTCATCCTTGCGTTCGATCTCTTCTACTTCAGCCGTATGGTTGAGGGGAAGATCATGGCGGCGACGAACTGGGGGATGCAGGGGATAATGGCCGTTATTTACCTCTCCACCATCGCCTATCCCCTTGGGATCATAGACAACTTCCTTGCGGGGATGGCGGCGGGCCTTTTTGCAATGGGGGTCGTCTTTACGTCGCTTTATCTCGGCGCCAAAAGAAGGCTTGACGACGAGGCGATACGCCTCGAATCCTCCCCATATTTCGAGAGGGTGAAGCCCTCCCTTTTGATGAGGCTCATTTTCTTTGTAAGACCCTACCTGCCCAACTACATCATCCAGACGAAAGAGGGGCTGAGGATCCTGGGAACCCTCTACGACCTCAGGCTCAAATGGGACGAGATCGAGGACATAAGGCCGGCAAGCCCTGTAAGGGGATCGTTTTCCTTTGTCAAGCTTTCGACAAAATTCACCGGGGTCGTGGAGATAGTCTTGAGAAACAGGAGATCGAGCGTAATTATCACCCCGGAGGATAGAGAGGCCTTCGTGAAATGTGCGAAAGGTTTTCTCTCGAATGGATAG
- a CDS encoding exo-alpha-sialidase, with protein MKVVKYFLAGLGIIFLLPVLLISVMLIYWDLRSPPPFEIDPVLKLENRVAVPHGDDPRTLHKSNTDMVFYNGSFFLIHARTKWHLEDKNGALIVQRSNDAVNWEEVASITVPDTDVRDPKFAAIDGRLFVYFLPNFLFDPEPMTTYWTVSDDGVNWETPKELDTIAVVDRRGDSTAGKVTSGGWNLWRPKTKDGKNWYVMASGNKKRAEVGVGYGGKIEGDDVEDEGTTHMIVLLRSSDGVNWEEVSEVYVARGLFEPCMEFLPDGRIISAIRCSSLGTGGYAFGNPTANTIIAVSSEPYKEWKYSYSFITRLDGATLFPVNGRIFAVGRNHMGPRFDMGNHLATKRTAFYEVKEKELVFLFDLPSNGDTSYTGVVRRGDYIYASYYTCPVDKDYPWVVGVCFFPKTEIRVVKLSAKGLLEYADRVGASGGR; from the coding sequence ATGAAGGTCGTAAAATATTTTCTCGCGGGGCTGGGGATCATCTTTCTCCTCCCGGTTCTCCTCATCTCCGTTATGCTGATCTACTGGGATCTTCGCTCCCCGCCCCCCTTCGAGATCGATCCGGTCTTAAAGCTTGAAAACAGGGTGGCCGTTCCCCACGGCGATGATCCCAGGACGCTCCACAAGTCCAACACGGACATGGTCTTCTACAACGGATCGTTTTTCCTTATCCACGCCCGGACGAAGTGGCACCTGGAGGACAAAAACGGGGCCCTCATCGTCCAGAGGTCCAACGATGCCGTAAACTGGGAAGAGGTTGCAAGCATCACCGTCCCGGACACGGACGTAAGGGACCCGAAGTTCGCCGCCATCGATGGCAGGCTCTTCGTCTACTTTCTACCCAACTTCCTATTCGACCCGGAGCCGATGACCACCTACTGGACGGTCAGCGACGACGGGGTCAACTGGGAGACGCCCAAGGAGCTCGATACGATAGCTGTGGTTGACCGCCGCGGGGACAGTACGGCGGGGAAGGTCACGTCCGGCGGGTGGAACCTGTGGAGGCCTAAGACCAAAGACGGGAAGAACTGGTATGTGATGGCCAGCGGCAACAAGAAGAGGGCGGAGGTCGGCGTCGGGTACGGCGGGAAGATCGAGGGGGACGATGTGGAGGACGAGGGAACGACGCATATGATAGTCCTCTTAAGGTCGAGCGACGGTGTCAACTGGGAGGAGGTGTCGGAGGTCTACGTCGCCCGCGGCCTCTTCGAGCCGTGCATGGAGTTTCTGCCGGACGGCCGGATCATCTCGGCAATCCGATGCAGCAGCCTCGGCACCGGCGGGTACGCCTTCGGCAATCCAACGGCGAACACGATCATCGCCGTATCCTCAGAGCCGTATAAGGAGTGGAAGTACTCCTACAGCTTCATAACGAGGCTCGACGGCGCCACGCTCTTCCCCGTTAACGGGAGGATATTCGCCGTGGGGAGAAACCACATGGGCCCGAGGTTTGACATGGGCAATCACCTGGCGACGAAGAGGACCGCCTTCTACGAGGTGAAGGAGAAGGAGCTGGTATTTCTTTTCGACCTTCCCAGCAACGGCGACACATCGTACACCGGCGTGGTCAGGAGGGGCGACTACATCTACGCCAGCTACTACACCTGCCCCGTCGACAAGGACTACCCGTGGGTTGTGGGGGTCTGCTTCTTCCCGAAGACCGAGATTCGGGTGGTCAAGCTCTCCGCCAAGGGATTGCTGGAATACGCCGACAGGGTCGGGGCATCGGGCGGGAGGTAA